The following are encoded in a window of Wolbachia endosymbiont (group B) of Hofmannophila pseudospretella genomic DNA:
- the rnhA gene encoding ribonuclease HI, with the protein MNKKEVTIYTDGACLGNPGLGGWAAIILFQNHRKNIFGREENTTNNKMELTAVINGLKVLKIPCNVNLYTDSLYVKHGITEWINKWKMNGWKTSNKKSVKNIELWKELDNAALQHEINWNWVKAHNGDKHNEEADSLARKAIIDA; encoded by the coding sequence ATGAATAAAAAGGAAGTGACAATATACACAGATGGAGCATGCCTTGGTAACCCTGGTTTAGGGGGGTGGGCAGCGATCATATTATTTCAAAATCATAGAAAGAATATTTTTGGTAGAGAAGAAAATACTACAAATAATAAAATGGAGTTAACAGCAGTGATCAATGGACTGAAGGTATTAAAAATTCCTTGTAATGTCAATTTATATACGGATAGTCTTTATGTTAAGCATGGTATAACAGAATGGATAAATAAGTGGAAAATGAATGGTTGGAAGACAAGTAATAAGAAGTCAGTAAAAAATATAGAGTTATGGAAAGAATTAGATAATGCTGCTTTGCAACACGAAATTAATTGGAATTGGGTGAAAGCGCATAATGGTGACAAACACAATGAGGAAGCTGATAGTCTAGCAAGAAAAGCAATAATCGATGCTTAA
- a CDS encoding heme o synthase, producing the protein MYTSILLNVESTILDFWHLLKPRIMYLVVFTAVAGMVAAPGSIHPFLILISLICIALGSGSAGAINMWYDRDIDLLMERTKNRPIPSGRVPAESALEFGITLGILSVFIMAIAVNYVSAALLAISILFYVFVYTIWLKRRTPQNIVIGGAAGAFPPMIGWAVVTDSVSWESCILFLIIFMWTPPHFWALSLNRSEDYTKASIPMFNIVYGSEKTRRYILIYSVLLVLTSLLPALFLKKALFYLSMAIIEGCVFIWFAASVIRLKSYSSQKKMFSYSISYLFSLFASIIFCSIDLF; encoded by the coding sequence ATGTACACAAGTATTTTGCTAAATGTTGAATCAACAATACTGGATTTTTGGCATTTGCTAAAGCCAAGGATAATGTACCTTGTAGTGTTTACTGCAGTTGCTGGAATGGTTGCTGCACCAGGTAGCATTCATCCTTTTCTTATACTAATATCTCTGATATGCATTGCCCTTGGCTCAGGATCTGCAGGTGCGATAAATATGTGGTATGACAGAGATATAGACTTGCTTATGGAGAGAACAAAAAACCGCCCTATACCTTCAGGTAGAGTTCCTGCAGAAAGCGCGCTTGAGTTTGGCATAACTCTTGGAATATTATCAGTATTTATCATGGCAATAGCAGTGAACTATGTTTCTGCTGCTTTGCTTGCAATTAGCATATTATTTTATGTTTTTGTGTATACAATTTGGCTCAAAAGGCGTACTCCGCAGAATATTGTTATTGGTGGTGCAGCGGGTGCTTTTCCTCCAATGATTGGCTGGGCAGTTGTAACTGACTCTGTAAGCTGGGAAAGTTGTATTCTATTTTTAATAATTTTTATGTGGACTCCACCACATTTTTGGGCTCTATCTTTAAACAGATCTGAAGATTATACAAAAGCATCGATTCCAATGTTCAATATCGTTTATGGCTCAGAAAAAACGAGGAGATACATACTAATCTATAGCGTGTTACTAGTGTTAACTAGTTTACTTCCAGCATTATTTTTGAAAAAAGCTCTATTTTACCTCAGCATGGCAATTATTGAAGGTTGTGTTTTTATTTGGTTTGCCGCATCCGTTATAAGGCTTAAGAGTTATAGCTCGCAGAAAAAAATGTTTTCTTACTCAATTTCTTATCTATTTTCTCTGTTTGCTAGTATTATTTTTTGTTCTATTGACTTGTTTTGA
- the ctaD gene encoding cytochrome c oxidase subunit I, giving the protein MSDVPKGIRRWLFSTNHKDIGTLYIIFSILAGIIGGLLSVIIRTQLMHINILNNNYQLYNVMITGHAVIMVFFMIMPALMGGFGNWFVPLMIGSPDMAFPRMNNLSFWLLVSSFILLILSVFAGEGPGTGWTLYPPLSQIMSHPSAGVDLAILALHVAGMSSIVGAINFIVTIFNMRAKGMSLTKMPLFVWSVLLTSFMLIVALPVLAGAITMLLTDRNIGTSFFDPAGGGDPVLFQHLFWFFGHPEVYIIIFPAFGIISQVVSTFSHRPVFGYKGMVYAMIGIAAFGFMVWAHHMFTVGLSEDAAVFFSTTTIFIGVITGVKVFSWIATMWGGAIEFKTPMLFALGFIFMFVGGGITGIILSHGGIDKLLHDTYYVVAHFHYVMSLAALFGAFAGFYYWIGKMSGKQYNECLGKVHFWLTFISTNVTFLPQHFLGLAGMPRRIPDYPDAFIPWNYISSIGSYMSFVSVMFFIFIVIHLFKWGKKTGDNPWEGDTLEWTVSSPPPFHTFEKPPVIK; this is encoded by the coding sequence ATGAGTGATGTACCAAAAGGTATAAGACGTTGGCTGTTTTCTACTAATCACAAAGATATAGGGACACTATACATTATTTTTTCCATATTAGCTGGAATTATTGGTGGATTATTATCGGTAATTATTCGTACTCAGCTAATGCACATTAATATACTTAACAATAATTACCAGCTATATAACGTAATGATTACAGGGCATGCGGTAATAATGGTGTTTTTTATGATAATGCCAGCCTTAATGGGAGGATTTGGTAATTGGTTCGTACCTCTCATGATTGGTTCACCAGATATGGCATTTCCTCGTATGAATAATTTAAGTTTTTGGTTATTAGTATCATCTTTTATTCTGCTCATTCTCTCGGTGTTTGCTGGCGAAGGTCCTGGGACAGGATGGACTTTATACCCACCTCTATCGCAAATCATGTCTCACCCAAGTGCAGGAGTTGATCTTGCTATACTTGCACTTCATGTTGCTGGTATGTCATCAATTGTTGGGGCGATCAACTTTATAGTCACTATATTCAATATGCGTGCAAAAGGCATGTCACTCACTAAAATGCCACTGTTTGTTTGGTCTGTTCTATTAACATCGTTTATGTTAATTGTAGCTTTACCGGTACTTGCTGGTGCTATAACTATGCTGCTCACTGATCGCAATATTGGCACTTCCTTTTTTGATCCTGCTGGTGGTGGTGATCCTGTGTTATTTCAACATCTGTTTTGGTTTTTTGGTCACCCAGAGGTTTATATCATTATTTTTCCTGCGTTTGGCATTATAAGCCAAGTCGTGTCAACTTTTTCCCATAGACCAGTATTTGGCTATAAGGGAATGGTTTATGCAATGATAGGTATAGCAGCATTTGGTTTTATGGTTTGGGCTCACCATATGTTTACTGTTGGGCTTAGCGAAGATGCTGCTGTGTTTTTTAGCACTACAACAATTTTTATTGGTGTTATAACTGGTGTAAAAGTCTTTAGTTGGATTGCAACTATGTGGGGTGGGGCAATTGAATTTAAAACCCCTATGCTATTTGCGCTAGGTTTTATTTTTATGTTTGTTGGTGGTGGTATAACCGGAATAATTCTTTCTCACGGTGGAATAGATAAACTTTTGCATGATACCTATTATGTCGTTGCTCACTTTCACTATGTCATGTCGCTTGCTGCATTGTTTGGAGCCTTTGCTGGTTTTTATTATTGGATAGGTAAAATGTCAGGTAAGCAATATAACGAGTGTTTAGGAAAGGTACACTTTTGGCTCACTTTTATTAGCACTAATGTTACTTTCTTACCTCAGCATTTCCTAGGATTAGCCGGCATGCCAAGGCGTATACCTGATTATCCCGACGCGTTTATCCCTTGGAATTATATATCCTCAATTGGTTCATATATGTCCTTTGTTTCAGTTATGTTTTTTATATTTATAGTTATACATCTCTTCAAATGGGGCAAAAAAACTGGAGATAATCCTTGGGAAGGTGACACTTTAGAATGGACAGTATCTTCGCCACCGCCTTTTCATACTTTTGAAAAACCACCAGTGATAAAATAG
- the coxB gene encoding cytochrome c oxidase subunit II, translating to MVKLFALLIMFYSNISIASAPTSWQFGFPAPATEIMEVVVKSHSFVMSVMIAIMLFVWALLAYVVFRFRKGKVKNVSKITHNIFVEIIWFVIPTIIVGVLAFKNAELIKLQEKVPKADITLKVIGHQWYWSYQYPEYQGISFDSYIKGKEDFTERDLKLLSVDNNVILPINTNIRLQVTAGDVIHSWGIPAFGIKIDAIPGRLNEAWFNVTKPGIYYGQCYELCGQGHGFMPIVVEAVSKEDFNKWIEDKKLVS from the coding sequence ATGGTGAAGTTATTTGCATTATTGATAATGTTTTACTCAAACATATCAATTGCTTCTGCTCCTACTTCTTGGCAATTTGGATTTCCTGCGCCTGCAACTGAGATAATGGAGGTTGTAGTTAAGTCACATTCGTTTGTGATGAGTGTAATGATTGCAATTATGCTTTTTGTATGGGCCCTGCTTGCTTATGTAGTATTTCGCTTTCGTAAGGGCAAAGTGAAAAATGTCAGTAAAATAACTCATAATATCTTTGTAGAAATTATCTGGTTTGTTATACCAACGATTATTGTTGGGGTATTGGCTTTTAAAAATGCTGAATTAATTAAACTACAGGAGAAAGTGCCAAAAGCTGACATAACACTAAAAGTTATTGGTCATCAATGGTATTGGAGTTACCAGTACCCAGAATATCAAGGTATTTCATTTGACAGCTATATAAAAGGAAAAGAAGACTTTACCGAAAGAGATTTAAAACTATTGTCTGTTGATAATAACGTTATTTTACCTATCAATACTAATATTCGTTTACAAGTGACAGCAGGAGATGTAATACATAGCTGGGGAATACCGGCTTTTGGTATAAAAATTGATGCAATACCAGGTAGGCTGAATGAAGCATGGTTTAACGTTACAAAGCCCGGTATTTATTATGGGCAATGTTATGAACTATGTGGTCAAGGTCATGGATTTATGCCAATTGTTGTTGAAGCAGTGAGTAAAGAAGATTTTAATAAGTGGATTGAAGATAAAAAATTAGTAAGTTAA
- a CDS encoding HlyD family type I secretion periplasmic adaptor subunit, whose protein sequence is MSKLKKLSAGLSLTGLIGSDDIDMQRAGNKKKKYQFLDKTFAWIDAMINFIFKRESNNVNEVLKVTWGPLFFGLVVIFIFFGIGGIWSAIAPIDGAVHASGEVIVSSNRKIVQHLGGGIISKILVKEGQTVKKDEPLVLLSDVNEKANLSIIKEKLLSFLSTEARLIAIRGDLDTLEFSDEVKRLSNDELVNKAIKNQVKLFNSQRKSILGKTDILQQRIKQLNDELAGLNFQLNAAHKQYDLITEELETKRQLLDSGHISKPHILALEKQFADIEGRVGHYRSAISQVQQKIGENELEIINVKNDAQERANAELKEVNTSIADLKERLMVAEDSLARTIIKSPQDGIVTDIRYHTEGGVIQSGVPIMSIVPSDDDLIINAKVLTRNIEEILSAKKKDSNIVSIDGLEGLKVKVRLSAYSARRLSLINGIVNHISPDALDDPRMGRYYSVRVVIPKSELAQFKNVYLYPGMPAEVYIVTQSRTLLSFLFTPIIATFDRSFIER, encoded by the coding sequence ATGAGTAAGTTAAAAAAGCTTAGTGCTGGACTTTCTTTGACAGGCCTGATTGGTAGTGATGATATAGATATGCAAAGAGCAGGAAATAAAAAGAAGAAATATCAATTTTTGGATAAGACGTTCGCATGGATTGATGCGATGATAAATTTTATTTTTAAACGTGAGAGTAATAACGTAAATGAAGTCCTAAAAGTCACATGGGGACCACTATTTTTTGGTTTAGTGGTGATATTCATCTTTTTTGGAATAGGTGGTATTTGGTCGGCTATAGCTCCAATTGACGGAGCAGTGCATGCAAGTGGAGAAGTTATTGTCTCTTCAAATAGAAAAATAGTGCAACACTTGGGTGGGGGAATAATAAGCAAAATTTTAGTAAAAGAAGGTCAAACAGTTAAAAAAGATGAGCCTTTAGTTTTATTAAGTGATGTTAATGAAAAGGCAAATTTGAGTATAATTAAAGAAAAACTCTTATCGTTTTTATCAACTGAAGCAAGACTTATTGCAATTAGGGGAGACTTAGATACGCTAGAATTTTCTGATGAGGTTAAAAGATTATCTAACGATGAACTTGTAAATAAAGCGATAAAGAATCAGGTAAAGTTGTTCAACTCTCAGAGAAAGAGTATATTAGGAAAAACTGACATACTGCAACAACGTATAAAGCAGTTAAATGATGAATTAGCAGGGCTAAATTTTCAACTAAATGCAGCCCATAAGCAATATGACTTGATAACTGAAGAGTTAGAAACAAAAAGACAATTACTTGATAGTGGCCATATAAGCAAACCACACATTTTAGCTTTAGAAAAACAGTTTGCTGACATTGAGGGTAGAGTTGGACATTACCGTTCTGCAATATCTCAAGTACAGCAAAAGATTGGAGAAAATGAGTTAGAGATTATAAATGTGAAGAATGATGCTCAAGAAAGAGCAAATGCTGAGCTTAAGGAAGTTAATACATCTATTGCAGACTTAAAAGAGAGGCTGATGGTTGCTGAAGATTCGTTAGCACGTACAATAATTAAATCACCTCAAGATGGTATAGTTACAGATATAAGATACCACACTGAAGGTGGTGTTATACAATCTGGAGTTCCAATCATGAGTATAGTACCATCAGATGATGATCTAATAATAAATGCTAAAGTTCTAACCAGAAACATAGAAGAGATACTGTCAGCAAAAAAGAAAGATAGCAATATAGTCTCTATCGACGGACTAGAAGGGCTGAAAGTTAAAGTAAGGCTGAGTGCTTATAGTGCACGTCGCTTAAGTTTAATTAACGGTATAGTAAACCATATTTCCCCTGATGCTCTTGATGATCCAAGGATGGGGCGTTATTATTCAGTGCGAGTGGTGATACCAAAATCAGAACTTGCTCAATTTAAAAACGTATACCTATATCCTGGTATGCCAGCAGAAGTATATATAGTTACTCAATCTCGCACTCTTTTATCGTTCTTGTTTACACCTATAATTGCAACATTCGATAGATCTTTCATAGAGAGATAA
- the hemJ gene encoding protoporphyrinogen oxidase HemJ — MDYYHWLEAFHVISVIMWVAGMLYLPRLYVYHASVKPGSENDSLLQIMEKRLLRYIINPAMLFSLSFGIMLMIIREAYREGWFHVKALALFLMFAIHGLLAKHRKNFAVGLNKKTHVYFRVLNEAVTVLIIIIVIMVIVKPF, encoded by the coding sequence ATGGACTACTATCACTGGCTTGAAGCTTTTCACGTTATCTCTGTAATTATGTGGGTGGCAGGTATGCTCTATTTGCCAAGGCTTTATGTTTACCATGCATCTGTAAAACCAGGGTCAGAAAATGACAGCTTACTTCAAATAATGGAGAAGAGACTCCTTAGATATATCATAAACCCTGCAATGCTTTTCTCCCTTAGTTTTGGAATTATGCTAATGATTATTAGGGAAGCATATCGCGAAGGGTGGTTTCATGTAAAAGCGCTAGCATTATTCTTAATGTTTGCTATTCATGGCCTACTTGCAAAGCATAGGAAAAATTTTGCAGTGGGCTTGAATAAGAAAACTCACGTTTATTTTCGTGTTTTAAACGAAGCAGTAACAGTGTTAATAATAATTATAGTTATTATGGTTATTGTAAAACCTTTTTGA
- the pdhA gene encoding pyruvate dehydrogenase (acetyl-transferring) E1 component subunit alpha gives MKAENFTKEQVIGFYRKMLLIRRFEEKAGQLYGMGLIGGFCHLSIGQEAVAVGTQAASKSGDAFITSYRDHGLMLACNSDPNVVMAELTGKETGCSKGKGGSMHIFDVEKNFFGGHGIVGAQVPIGTGIAFANKYKKKDNVVFTYFGDGAANQGQVYESFNMASLWKLPVVYIIENNEYAMGTSVQRSTLVTELYKRGESFGIPGKQVDGMDFFSVYEVTSEIAEHVRGGKGPLLLEMKTYRYRGHSMSDPATYRSKEEVEDMKQNHDPISTLKQYITDNKIASDEECKAIDKEIRDLVKKSEDFAKNSKEPGIDELYTDIYKFVS, from the coding sequence ATGAAAGCAGAAAATTTCACTAAAGAACAGGTGATTGGATTCTACAGAAAAATGCTTCTCATACGCAGATTTGAGGAAAAAGCAGGACAATTATACGGAATGGGATTAATAGGCGGATTCTGTCACTTATCAATAGGGCAAGAAGCAGTTGCAGTTGGGACTCAAGCTGCATCAAAATCTGGTGATGCTTTTATCACAAGCTATAGAGACCATGGCTTAATGCTTGCATGTAATTCTGATCCGAATGTTGTGATGGCAGAACTAACCGGCAAAGAAACAGGGTGTTCAAAAGGCAAAGGTGGCTCCATGCACATATTTGATGTTGAAAAAAATTTCTTTGGTGGACATGGAATAGTAGGTGCACAAGTCCCAATTGGTACAGGAATAGCATTTGCTAATAAATACAAGAAAAAAGATAACGTTGTATTCACATATTTTGGTGACGGTGCTGCAAATCAAGGACAAGTATATGAATCATTTAATATGGCATCTTTGTGGAAGTTACCTGTGGTTTATATCATAGAAAATAACGAATACGCAATGGGAACTTCTGTACAAAGATCAACTTTAGTAACTGAACTATATAAAAGAGGAGAGAGTTTTGGTATTCCTGGAAAACAAGTTGATGGAATGGATTTTTTCTCTGTCTATGAGGTAACAAGTGAAATAGCTGAGCACGTACGTGGGGGAAAAGGACCTCTCTTACTTGAAATGAAGACATATAGATATCGTGGCCATTCGATGTCAGATCCTGCTACTTATCGTTCAAAAGAAGAAGTTGAAGATATGAAGCAAAATCATGATCCTATAAGCACCTTAAAGCAGTATATAACAGACAATAAAATCGCTTCTGATGAAGAATGCAAAGCTATTGATAAGGAAATACGAGATTTAGTAAAAAAGTCAGAAGATTTTGCTAAAAATAGTAAAGAGCCAGGCATTGATGAACTATATACTGATATTTATAAATTTGTTAGCTAA
- the gatB gene encoding Asp-tRNA(Asn)/Glu-tRNA(Gln) amidotransferase subunit GatB, with translation MTKENWETVIGLEVHAQVSSKTKLFSSSLTEFGTEHNTQVSLVDAGMPGTLPVLNYSCIEQAICTGLAISAEINKCSYFDRKNYFYPDLPQGYQITQFFEPIVKNGKVFINNNEKEIRIARIHLEQDAGKSIHEESKTYIDLNRAGVALMEIVSEPDLRSSAEAAEFMKKLRQILRYIGSCDGDMEKGSLRCDANVSVRLKGSSTFGTRCEIKNLNSIRYIVQAIDYEAQRQIKILESGGEISQDTLLFDVTLGKTKVMRSKEDSSDYRYFPEPDLLPVEISQDKIDSIKSSLPELPDQKKLRYIEELGINEYDADVITSDKEIADYFEKLAKKHDSKIAVTWLTVELFGRLNKTNIDIVSSPIKADALSELLDFIVDGTISAKLGKQVFDIMFETGKPASLIIEEQNLKQITDTCQISEVIDKIINDNQDKVQEYKGGKTRLYGFFVGEVMKSTKGKASPDVVNLVLSEKLKLSA, from the coding sequence ATGACAAAAGAAAACTGGGAGACAGTAATTGGACTTGAGGTACACGCTCAGGTTTCTTCTAAGACAAAGCTATTTTCTAGTTCACTAACGGAATTTGGCACTGAGCACAATACTCAAGTTTCTCTAGTTGATGCAGGAATGCCAGGTACATTACCAGTATTAAATTATAGCTGCATAGAGCAAGCAATATGCACCGGACTTGCAATTTCTGCAGAAATTAATAAATGCTCTTACTTTGACCGGAAAAATTATTTTTATCCCGATTTACCACAAGGTTATCAAATAACCCAGTTCTTTGAGCCAATAGTTAAAAATGGCAAAGTTTTTATCAATAATAATGAAAAAGAAATAAGAATCGCAAGAATTCACTTAGAGCAAGATGCAGGAAAGAGTATTCATGAAGAAAGCAAAACTTACATAGATTTAAATCGTGCAGGCGTTGCTTTAATGGAAATTGTTTCAGAGCCAGATCTCCGTTCATCTGCAGAAGCTGCAGAATTCATGAAAAAATTGAGGCAGATTTTGCGTTACATCGGTTCATGTGATGGTGATATGGAAAAGGGGTCACTTCGCTGTGATGCAAATGTTTCTGTTCGCCTAAAGGGTAGTAGCACGTTTGGCACTCGTTGTGAAATAAAAAACTTAAATTCAATACGTTATATTGTACAAGCTATAGATTATGAAGCACAAAGGCAGATCAAAATTTTGGAAAGCGGAGGAGAAATAAGTCAAGATACCTTATTGTTTGATGTCACTTTAGGAAAAACAAAAGTGATGAGAAGCAAAGAAGATTCAAGTGACTATAGATATTTCCCTGAACCTGATTTGCTACCTGTTGAAATAAGCCAAGACAAAATTGATTCTATTAAATCATCTTTACCCGAGTTGCCAGATCAAAAAAAACTTCGATACATAGAGGAATTAGGTATCAATGAATATGATGCAGACGTTATCACTTCTGATAAAGAAATTGCCGATTATTTTGAAAAATTAGCAAAAAAGCATGATTCAAAGATTGCAGTTACCTGGTTAACCGTCGAGCTTTTCGGTCGTTTAAATAAAACAAATATTGATATTGTTAGTTCTCCAATTAAAGCAGATGCTTTATCCGAGCTCCTCGACTTTATCGTCGATGGAACGATCTCTGCTAAACTTGGTAAACAAGTTTTTGATATTATGTTTGAAACTGGAAAGCCTGCATCCCTTATTATAGAAGAGCAGAATCTCAAGCAAATAACTGACACATGTCAAATCTCAGAGGTAATAGATAAAATCATCAATGACAACCAAGATAAAGTTCAAGAATATAAGGGTGGTAAAACAAGATTGTATGGGTTCTTTGTTGGTGAAGTCATGAAATCCACCAAAGGAAAAGCCAGCCCTGATGTCGTAAACTTGGTTTTGAGTGAAAAATTAAAATTGAGTGCCTAG
- a CDS encoding tyrosine-type recombinase/integrase encodes MDLGSIIEKWYDWLKYNRSYSPNTLESYMRDLKDLISFLNTHIDEEVNVGSLEKLSIPELRSWFTSRYARGVNARSNTRALSVIRNFFKYIKNNYEINNEAVFSLSRPIQRRTLPKALSISNIETLLKEMKLPDLGEPWVVKREIAIVVLLYGTGLRITEALNLKVSDISNESLIVTGKGDKQRQVFILPVVKKCIQKYIKACPHFDEVGHLFVGVRGKKLGRTYVANRLQKIRRFLNLPEILSPHAFRHSFATHLLQEDIDIRSIQQLLGHSSLETTQVYTHLNYQDVFNMYKNFQKSLNKKSKS; translated from the coding sequence GTGGACCTCGGTTCAATCATTGAAAAATGGTATGATTGGCTAAAGTACAACAGGTCTTACTCACCAAACACTTTGGAGTCATACATGAGGGACCTCAAGGATCTTATAAGTTTCCTAAATACTCACATTGATGAAGAAGTAAATGTTGGCTCTTTAGAAAAATTAAGCATACCTGAACTGAGAAGTTGGTTTACCTCTCGTTATGCAAGAGGTGTAAATGCGAGATCTAACACTCGCGCATTGTCAGTAATCAGAAATTTTTTCAAATATATAAAAAACAATTATGAAATAAATAATGAAGCGGTATTTTCTTTATCAAGGCCAATTCAGAGAAGAACTCTACCTAAAGCACTTTCAATATCTAACATAGAAACTCTATTGAAAGAAATGAAATTGCCTGATCTAGGCGAGCCTTGGGTGGTAAAAAGAGAAATTGCAATTGTCGTTCTGCTATATGGTACGGGCTTAAGAATCACTGAAGCATTGAATCTTAAGGTTAGTGATATTAGCAATGAAAGTTTAATAGTAACAGGTAAGGGAGATAAACAAAGGCAGGTATTTATTCTTCCAGTAGTAAAAAAGTGTATACAAAAATATATAAAAGCTTGTCCTCACTTTGACGAAGTGGGACATCTTTTTGTGGGGGTAAGAGGAAAAAAATTGGGAAGAACTTATGTTGCTAATCGTTTGCAAAAAATAAGAAGATTTTTAAACTTACCAGAAATTTTATCTCCACATGCATTTCGCCATAGTTTTGCTACTCATTTGCTTCAGGAAGATATTGACATAAGATCAATACAACAGCTGCTTGGCCACTCAAGCCTTGAAACTACTCAAGTTTACACTCACCTAAATTATCAAGATGTCTTCAATATGTATAAAAACTTTCAGAAAAGTTTGAATAAAAAATCGAAATCTTAA
- the lpdA gene encoding dihydrolipoyl dehydrogenase produces the protein MTDYDLIIIGGGPGGYKCAIAAAKLGLKVACIDKNSIFGGTCLRVGCIPSKALLHSSYQYANAKNNLSKLGIKVKDVSLDLREMIGYKDARVQELGKGIEYLFNLYKITNINGLGKITSFDQGNLEVSVEGKVLKAKNIVIATGSDVSSLPGIDIDEKNIISSTGALSLTEVPKKLVVIGAGAIGLEMSSVWNRLGSEVTVVEFFDRIAAAMDGELSKSLLSSLQKQGIKFLLSTKVEEIKQSSNSLSVKVCSVKDNQTNSIEADKVLVAVGRKPCSEGLEKIEKDSRGFIQVNSRYETNVKGIFAIGDVIGGAMLAHKAEEEGVTVAEILARQLPHVDYEIIPSVIYTHPAVSSIGKTEEELKSAGRKYKVGKCQFAANGRAKVTDDAEGFVKVLTCSKADTILGVHIIGAYADTLINEAAVAMAYGAAAEDIYRICHSHPDINEAFRDACIDAFFKK, from the coding sequence ATGACTGATTATGATTTAATTATTATAGGTGGTGGTCCAGGTGGTTACAAATGCGCTATTGCTGCTGCAAAACTTGGACTCAAAGTTGCTTGTATAGACAAAAATAGCATTTTTGGTGGCACGTGTTTGCGAGTTGGGTGTATACCATCAAAAGCATTACTCCATTCCTCTTATCAGTATGCTAACGCGAAAAATAATCTATCAAAACTTGGCATAAAAGTTAAGGATGTAAGTCTCGATTTGAGAGAAATGATAGGCTATAAAGACGCTAGAGTTCAGGAACTTGGAAAAGGCATAGAATATCTGTTTAACCTTTACAAAATTACTAACATCAATGGACTTGGAAAAATTACTTCTTTTGATCAAGGCAACCTTGAAGTTTCAGTTGAAGGTAAGGTACTGAAGGCAAAAAATATAGTAATTGCAACTGGTTCTGATGTTAGTTCTCTACCAGGAATTGATATTGATGAGAAAAATATCATTTCATCAACTGGTGCATTGTCTTTAACTGAAGTACCAAAAAAACTTGTTGTAATTGGAGCTGGGGCAATAGGACTTGAAATGTCTTCTGTGTGGAATAGGCTAGGCTCTGAAGTTACTGTAGTAGAGTTTTTTGATAGAATCGCTGCAGCAATGGATGGCGAACTAAGTAAGTCTTTACTTTCTAGTCTACAAAAGCAGGGAATAAAATTTTTACTCAGCACCAAAGTTGAAGAGATAAAACAAAGTAGTAACTCTTTGAGTGTGAAAGTTTGCTCTGTAAAAGATAATCAAACAAACTCTATAGAGGCGGATAAGGTATTGGTTGCAGTAGGACGCAAACCATGCTCTGAGGGTCTTGAAAAAATAGAAAAAGACAGTCGTGGCTTTATTCAAGTCAATAGTAGGTATGAAACCAATGTAAAAGGAATATTTGCTATTGGTGACGTCATTGGCGGAGCAATGCTTGCTCACAAAGCTGAGGAAGAAGGGGTGACAGTTGCAGAGATACTAGCAAGGCAATTGCCTCACGTTGATTATGAAATCATACCGTCAGTCATTTACACCCACCCTGCAGTTTCTTCAATCGGTAAAACTGAAGAAGAACTAAAAAGTGCTGGTCGAAAGTATAAAGTTGGTAAATGTCAATTTGCTGCAAACGGTAGAGCAAAAGTCACTGACGATGCTGAGGGATTCGTGAAAGTTCTGACTTGTAGCAAAGCAGATACAATACTCGGTGTACATATCATAGGAGCATACGCTGATACGCTAATCAATGAAGCAGCGGTTGCAATGGCATATGGTGCAGCAGCAGAGGATATATACAGAATTTGTCACTCTCATCCTGATATAAATGAAGCCTTTAGGGATGCGTGCATCGATGCTTTCTTTAAAAAGTAA